Proteins from a genomic interval of Enterococcus faecium:
- the uxuA gene encoding mannonate dehydratase translates to MEMTFRWYGSQEEKITLDEIRQIPAVKGIVGTLMDIPVGEVWPRERIKELKEEIESRGLTLKVIESVNVHDAIKIGLPSREQYIENYKQTIRNLAEYGIEVICYNFMPVFDWVKSDLDYRLEDGSSTLAFISDDIPDDPREIVARIEHSSNEFELPGWEPERLAHIKSLLEAYASVDEEKLRENFAYFLQSIIPTCEEVGVKMAVHPDDPPYSIFGLPRIVKNREDLDWLCRIVDSPYNGITLCTGSIAEDPENDVYGILAEFCQRDRIPFAHVRNIKFLANRDFYEAPHKSEYGSLDMYRILKTMYDNGFNGYIRPDHGRMIWNETGRPGYGLYDRALGAVYLNGLWEAIEKGNKSKDN, encoded by the coding sequence ATGGAAATGACTTTTAGATGGTACGGATCACAGGAAGAAAAGATTACCTTAGATGAAATCAGACAGATTCCTGCGGTCAAAGGGATTGTAGGCACATTGATGGATATACCAGTAGGAGAGGTATGGCCTAGGGAGAGGATCAAAGAACTAAAAGAAGAAATTGAGTCTCGTGGGTTAACACTAAAAGTAATTGAAAGCGTCAATGTGCATGATGCCATTAAAATTGGATTACCTTCCCGTGAGCAGTATATCGAAAACTATAAGCAGACAATCCGAAACTTGGCAGAATATGGAATAGAAGTCATCTGCTATAATTTTATGCCTGTATTTGACTGGGTGAAATCTGACCTTGACTACCGCTTAGAAGACGGCTCATCCACGTTAGCTTTTATATCTGATGATATTCCAGATGATCCAAGAGAAATCGTCGCGCGCATCGAACATTCCAGCAATGAATTTGAATTGCCGGGATGGGAACCTGAGCGCTTAGCTCATATCAAATCCTTGCTTGAAGCCTATGCATCAGTAGACGAAGAAAAACTTCGAGAAAATTTTGCCTATTTTCTCCAATCAATCATCCCAACATGTGAAGAGGTAGGGGTCAAAATGGCTGTACATCCAGATGATCCGCCATACTCGATTTTTGGATTACCTCGAATCGTAAAGAATCGAGAAGATTTAGATTGGTTGTGCCGCATAGTAGACAGCCCTTATAACGGAATCACTCTTTGTACAGGGAGTATTGCAGAAGATCCAGAAAATGATGTATATGGGATTTTAGCAGAATTTTGTCAAAGAGATCGAATCCCATTTGCACATGTTCGAAATATTAAATTTTTAGCTAATCGAGATTTCTATGAGGCACCGCATAAATCCGAATACGGTTCATTAGACATGTACCGCATACTAAAAACAATGTATGACAACGGATTTAACGGATACATCCGTCCTGATCATGGAAGAATGATCTGGAATGAGACAGGAAGACCAGGATACGGCTTATATGATCGAGCATTAGGTGCTGTTTATCTAAATGGATTATGGGAAGCAATCGAAAAAGGAAACAAAAGTAAAGATAATTAG
- a CDS encoding helix-turn-helix domain-containing protein: protein MQTQEAIKTFLLKKKSNTKLDIFLFLSEHRFFITTQYLADHFHMSESNFLLYIKELEQDFERLNLTELHIDKQKPFLKLNFEGIDPAYCYYRLFGRYCNESVSYQILTSLFSCQTNSIISLSQQTNYSASYLYTKMKKINAFLALYGLSISFSNNGRKSFSGKEVQIQYAALDIYWNIFSSTATEFYDEDPQVVAFMMNTFFKKEVLDRLNSGMIDKLYFLLKICKENFPATSVKDVQKEFTEYEYIDFFIDPSVDILRPNLPICREQRILVNILARLSITKIESEETSLEQYKLLKKANVPHVLYSREMVESFCTVFDLFIPEKEKILYSLAFARNKLYNGFLNFNQPNTPLPTFMLYQEHSVLKEVQTAIEQFYMDFREQNQHLLPVILEKENVQWMVEDLVHLYDRYKKQPRIVIGVNYTRDFYISKDLIVKIEQIFSNESIKIQNDFMENCNIVISDCPLKQLPSHIKKIYILKGIITPEDWKKVIMRISEYIFELKEEALMDQSKKENQVTS from the coding sequence ATGCAAACTCAAGAAGCGATTAAAACGTTTCTCTTGAAGAAAAAAAGCAATACAAAATTAGATATTTTTCTTTTCCTATCTGAACATCGTTTCTTTATTACTACACAATATTTAGCAGATCATTTCCATATGTCTGAATCAAATTTTTTACTATACATCAAAGAATTAGAACAAGACTTTGAGCGTCTCAATCTAACAGAACTGCATATTGATAAGCAAAAACCTTTTTTAAAGTTGAATTTTGAAGGAATTGATCCGGCTTACTGCTATTATCGTCTATTTGGAAGATACTGCAACGAATCAGTCAGTTATCAGATCTTGACTTCTTTGTTCAGCTGTCAGACAAATTCGATTATCAGTTTAAGTCAGCAAACAAACTATAGTGCCTCTTATTTGTATACGAAAATGAAAAAGATTAATGCATTTTTAGCATTGTACGGTTTGTCTATCTCCTTTTCTAATAATGGCAGAAAGTCTTTTTCTGGAAAAGAGGTACAAATTCAATATGCAGCATTAGATATTTATTGGAACATCTTTTCAAGTACTGCTACAGAATTTTATGATGAAGATCCGCAAGTAGTGGCTTTTATGATGAATACTTTTTTTAAAAAAGAAGTACTTGACCGACTAAATAGCGGTATGATAGATAAATTATATTTTCTATTAAAAATATGTAAAGAGAATTTTCCTGCAACTTCTGTGAAAGACGTACAAAAAGAATTCACAGAGTATGAATATATTGACTTTTTTATTGATCCCTCTGTAGATATTTTGCGACCTAATCTGCCAATTTGTCGCGAACAACGCATCTTAGTGAATATTTTAGCTCGACTTTCTATCACGAAAATCGAATCGGAAGAAACAAGCTTGGAGCAATACAAACTTTTAAAAAAAGCAAACGTTCCTCATGTTCTTTATTCAAGAGAAATGGTGGAGTCCTTTTGTACTGTATTTGATTTGTTTATACCTGAAAAAGAAAAGATTCTTTACTCATTGGCATTCGCACGAAATAAACTTTATAATGGATTTCTTAACTTCAATCAACCAAATACGCCCCTTCCTACTTTCATGCTTTATCAAGAACATAGCGTGTTGAAAGAAGTCCAAACCGCCATTGAACAATTTTATATGGATTTCAGAGAACAAAATCAACACTTGTTACCAGTTATTTTAGAAAAGGAAAATGTGCAATGGATGGTTGAAGACCTAGTACATTTGTATGATCGCTACAAAAAACAGCCGCGAATTGTGATTGGTGTGAACTATACGCGTGATTTTTATATCAGTAAAGATCTGATCGTTAAGATAGAACAAATTTTTTCAAATGAATCGATCAAAATACAAAATGATTTTATGGAGAACTGCAACATCGTTATCAGCGACTGCCCTTTGAAACAATTGCCTTCTCATATCAAAAAAATCTATATTTTAAAAGGAATCATCACACCAGAAGACTGGAAAAAAGTGATTATGAGGATCTCAGAATATATCTTTGAATTAAAAGAAGAAGCACTCATGGATCAATCGAAAAAAGAAAATCAAGTTACTTCCTAG
- a CDS encoding LPXTG cell wall anchor domain-containing protein has product MRYSTILISTFAALSLSLTINQTVHTEEIETAKWTETKWANVNRITFQDEFSSFNSGVAKLRKGQTATIKAKIDYSGDLAPILQSAVTFENVDPALSIGYDENTLTIQHKQAIFTFTVTLNQDLLKPALFTVKVSDGLPNDHHHLTPYSQRQTIEQDSAIDSGGDLVEEPTDKPENENKPEVPPTENPDGEQKPEIEPGEEPDTETQPEPDNESKPEITPGEKPDVDPEEKPDVTPEPDTDSGNQTVPETNPDTDNETENPEKPEVAPEEKPDVTPEPDTDSGNQTVPETNPDTDNETENPEKPEVDPEEKPDVTPEPDTDARDQGIPEKINKKTIQEDGKKESKKSNLAILKINEEQLNKKSRIFDSAQSAETLKSSKDTTFASPETKNKQLPKSGESQNKVILWSGIILLSIATMLSAKRFKQNRSL; this is encoded by the coding sequence ATGAGATATTCAACCATCTTAATATCAACATTTGCAGCCTTAAGCTTATCGCTTACTATAAATCAGACAGTCCACACAGAGGAGATAGAAACAGCCAAATGGACAGAAACCAAGTGGGCCAACGTCAATCGAATTACCTTTCAGGATGAATTTTCATCCTTCAATTCAGGAGTCGCAAAATTAAGAAAAGGACAAACAGCGACCATCAAAGCAAAAATTGACTATTCAGGAGACTTAGCACCTATACTACAATCAGCTGTTACATTTGAGAATGTTGATCCCGCTTTGTCGATTGGCTATGACGAGAACACTTTGACTATCCAACACAAGCAAGCGATATTTACCTTCACCGTTACATTAAATCAGGACTTGTTAAAACCAGCGCTTTTTACTGTCAAGGTATCAGATGGACTACCGAACGATCATCATCATTTAACGCCGTATAGTCAGCGGCAGACAATTGAGCAAGATTCAGCTATCGACTCAGGAGGAGATCTTGTTGAAGAACCAACAGATAAACCAGAAAATGAAAATAAGCCAGAAGTACCGCCTACAGAAAATCCAGACGGAGAACAGAAACCGGAAATAGAACCTGGAGAAGAACCCGATACAGAAACTCAACCAGAGCCAGACAATGAATCAAAACCTGAAATAACCCCTGGAGAAAAACCAGATGTAGACCCAGAAGAAAAACCAGATGTGACTCCAGAACCAGATACGGATTCTGGAAACCAAACAGTACCGGAAACAAATCCAGACACAGATAATGAAACTGAAAATCCAGAAAAACCAGAGGTAGCCCCAGAAGAAAAACCAGATGTAACTCCAGAACCAGATACGGATTCTGGAAACCAAACAGTACCGGAAACAAATCCAGACACAGATAATGAAACTGAAAATCCAGAAAAACCAGAGGTAGATCCAGAAGAAAAACCAGATGTGACTCCAGAACCAGATACGGACGCAAGAGACCAAGGAATACCAGAAAAAATAAACAAAAAAACAATTCAAGAGGATGGAAAAAAAGAGAGTAAAAAATCAAATCTAGCAATTCTAAAAATAAATGAAGAGCAGCTGAATAAAAAATCACGAATATTTGATAGCGCCCAATCAGCTGAAACCTTAAAAAGTAGCAAGGATACAACCTTTGCTAGTCCTGAAACGAAAAATAAACAGCTACCAAAATCCGGAGAGTCACAAAACAAAGTTATACTGTGGAGCGGAATCATTCTATTAAGTATAGCAACAATGCTTTCTGCAAAAAGATTTAAACAAAACAGATCTCTCTAA
- a CDS encoding AI-2E family transporter produces the protein MNNVFIFCYLEVVDLTVYQRFLANEKIRRLTVLLFVVFVLFLVRSMITTILLTFIFTYLMIHLVQIIQRFVRIPTGVLAIMIYTLIVYLIYLAFTKYIPMLIHQTFDMIQSVIDFYEHQPKDADPVLQYIHTYIERNDFFEQLQNGASIALGYLQDIGKMAVAFAMSFILSFFFMIEKKKTIVFSRLFLKSEFSWFFQDIYYFADKFVNTFGLVLEAQFVIALLNTLLTTIALAVFGFHQLLSLAIMIFILSLIPVAGVIISCIPLSFIAYSQGGIRDVVYILITILIVHLIESYVLNPKLMSSKTELPIFYTFVVLLVSERFFGVWGLIVGIPIFTFFLDVLKVKKIPNHLPKETDIP, from the coding sequence ATGAATAACGTGTTTATTTTTTGTTATTTGGAGGTTGTCGATTTGACCGTTTATCAGCGTTTTTTGGCGAATGAAAAAATACGCCGTCTCACTGTTTTATTATTTGTCGTTTTTGTTCTTTTCTTAGTTAGAAGTATGATTACAACCATTTTGCTCACATTTATCTTTACTTATTTGATGATTCATCTTGTTCAAATCATTCAGCGATTTGTCCGAATCCCTACAGGTGTTTTAGCTATCATGATTTATACACTGATCGTTTACCTTATCTATCTGGCATTCACAAAGTATATCCCGATGCTTATTCATCAAACATTTGATATGATCCAGTCCGTTATTGATTTTTACGAGCATCAGCCAAAAGATGCAGATCCTGTTTTACAATATATCCATACTTATATTGAGCGAAACGATTTTTTTGAACAGCTTCAAAATGGCGCTTCGATTGCGCTTGGCTATTTACAGGATATAGGAAAAATGGCAGTGGCGTTTGCTATGTCATTCATCTTAAGTTTCTTTTTTATGATTGAAAAGAAAAAAACAATTGTATTCTCAAGATTGTTTTTAAAAAGTGAATTTTCTTGGTTCTTTCAAGATATTTACTATTTTGCCGATAAGTTTGTCAATACATTTGGTTTGGTATTAGAAGCTCAATTTGTTATCGCTCTTTTAAACACGTTGCTCACTACAATCGCCTTGGCTGTATTTGGCTTTCATCAGCTGCTGAGTTTAGCGATCATGATTTTCATTTTAAGTCTGATCCCAGTAGCAGGTGTTATCATTTCTTGTATTCCTCTATCTTTCATAGCTTATTCCCAAGGAGGCATCCGAGATGTTGTTTATATCCTGATTACGATTTTGATTGTCCATCTAATTGAGTCTTATGTGCTGAATCCGAAGTTGATGTCCAGCAAAACAGAACTGCCGATTTTTTATACATTTGTGGTCTTACTTGTTAGCGAACGGTTCTTTGGCGTTTGGGGCTTGATTGTTGGCATTCCGATCTTTACCTTCTTTTTAGATGTATTGAAAGTGAAAAAGATCCCGAACCATCTTCCAAAAGAAACAGATATCCCTTAA
- a CDS encoding MarR family winged helix-turn-helix transcriptional regulator: protein MEDLYLVNQVCFPLYAASKEIIRHYTSLLKPLNLTYTQYLVMLVLWEKKKTSVKELGNDLCLDSGTLTPLLKKLAEKNYINRQRETGDERIVNVTLTPQGAALQKQAEGIPQKIKSYLPLEQEELDTLQHLTRKMLDNFHQDQKKG from the coding sequence ATGGAAGATCTATATTTAGTTAATCAAGTATGTTTTCCTTTATATGCCGCCTCTAAGGAAATCATTAGACACTACACTTCCCTCCTCAAGCCGCTGAATCTTACCTATACCCAGTATCTTGTGATGTTAGTTTTATGGGAAAAGAAAAAGACTTCAGTGAAAGAGCTAGGAAATGATTTGTGTCTGGATTCTGGTACGCTGACTCCCTTACTAAAAAAGTTAGCAGAAAAAAATTATATTAATCGTCAGCGTGAAACGGGTGATGAAAGAATCGTAAATGTTACGCTGACTCCTCAAGGTGCTGCGTTGCAAAAACAAGCAGAAGGTATTCCACAAAAGATCAAGTCTTATCTTCCACTTGAACAGGAAGAATTGGATACACTGCAACATCTGACCCGAAAAATGCTAGATAATTTTCATCAAGACCAGAAAAAGGGCTGA
- a CDS encoding organic hydroperoxide resistance protein — protein sequence MKKMYSTKMINTGGRSGEVHNPDRTFELNIAAPGKRVENATNPEQLFAAGFSACFNSALELIKQQKNISGASTVSAQVSLYSESETSFVLGVEIEGSIEGLSLEETQELLEAAHKVCPYSKATAGNIEVTLKAVSE from the coding sequence ATGAAAAAAATGTATTCTACGAAAATGATCAACACAGGCGGACGCTCTGGAGAAGTTCATAATCCCGATCGTACATTCGAATTGAATATTGCAGCTCCTGGTAAACGCGTCGAAAATGCAACCAACCCTGAACAATTGTTTGCAGCTGGTTTCAGTGCATGTTTTAACAGTGCATTAGAATTGATCAAACAGCAAAAAAATATCTCTGGGGCTTCTACTGTCAGTGCACAAGTTTCCCTTTATTCAGAAAGTGAAACGAGCTTTGTCTTAGGTGTAGAGATTGAAGGATCTATCGAAGGTCTTTCTCTGGAAGAAACGCAAGAATTATTAGAGGCAGCGCATAAAGTGTGTCCGTATTCAAAAGCTACAGCTGGAAATATAGAAGTTACTCTGAAAGCAGTTAGTGAATAG
- a CDS encoding VOC family protein has protein sequence MHKGTEIDFVLNDSLKALELYQTIFDEIQLIEATDYPRGNNEVIFTLYGTRFHMLDENTSLGLTAPTAEHPNTIWFNIIVSDIEDTHNKALRNGCVEIQEMTEMMDFGVTNSMFRDPFGYLWMLHQVHREVSFEERKQLFEKYM, from the coding sequence ATGCATAAAGGAACGGAAATAGATTTTGTATTAAATGATAGTTTGAAAGCACTAGAACTGTATCAAACAATCTTTGATGAAATACAACTGATTGAGGCAACAGATTACCCTAGAGGCAATAATGAAGTCATTTTTACCTTGTATGGCACGAGATTCCATATGCTGGATGAAAACACGTCTCTTGGTTTGACTGCTCCTACTGCTGAACATCCAAATACGATCTGGTTCAATATCATCGTCTCTGATATCGAGGACACACATAATAAAGCATTACGAAATGGCTGTGTAGAGATTCAAGAAATGACAGAAATGATGGACTTTGGTGTGACTAACTCAATGTTCAGAGATCCTTTTGGTTATTTATGGATGCTTCATCAGGTCCATCGTGAAGTAAGTTTTGAAGAAAGAAAACAACTTTTTGAGAAATATATGTAA
- a CDS encoding YitT family protein yields the protein MKETRQFIWTYIKIIFALFILGVAINMFLGPHHIAAGGVSGLGILLEAALGFDRAIVILVLNIVMLVLALLFLGKKPFFKVLFGSLFFPLIIAIVPETMITSDRLLSVIFGSAIFALGVAILYKNNSSSGGTTIPPLIFKKYFHLNTSIGLFFTDAFVVSLNLFVFGIEEFLYAILSIAITSIVMTYIETGINRKKSVMVMSEHYLEDIRLRLSAEIGRGLTLLEAKGGYNRKSKEVLLIVVTDHEFSRMKPLIEEIDPSAFVIVSSVAEVMGRGFTYHPIE from the coding sequence ATGAAAGAAACGAGACAATTTATATGGACATACATTAAGATTATTTTTGCCCTCTTCATATTAGGAGTCGCTATCAATATGTTTTTAGGGCCTCATCATATTGCTGCTGGAGGTGTCAGCGGTCTAGGAATATTACTGGAAGCTGCTTTAGGATTTGACCGAGCTATAGTTATTTTAGTGTTGAATATCGTTATGTTGGTACTAGCTCTTCTATTTTTAGGTAAAAAACCCTTTTTTAAAGTACTTTTCGGAAGCTTGTTTTTTCCTTTAATCATTGCAATAGTTCCAGAAACAATGATTACTTCAGATCGGTTGTTGTCTGTCATTTTTGGAAGTGCGATTTTTGCTTTAGGAGTTGCGATTTTATATAAAAACAACTCTTCTAGCGGCGGTACGACGATCCCTCCCCTCATTTTTAAAAAATATTTCCACTTGAATACTTCGATTGGCTTATTTTTTACAGACGCATTCGTTGTTTCTCTTAATCTGTTTGTTTTTGGAATAGAAGAGTTTCTTTATGCTATTTTATCTATTGCAATCACTTCAATTGTCATGACTTATATCGAAACAGGTATCAATCGAAAGAAATCTGTTATGGTCATGAGTGAACATTATTTGGAAGACATCCGCCTTCGCTTAAGTGCTGAGATTGGACGTGGCCTTACCCTGCTAGAGGCAAAAGGCGGGTATAATCGAAAGTCAAAAGAGGTTTTATTGATCGTTGTGACTGATCATGAATTTTCCCGAATGAAACCATTGATAGAAGAAATCGATCCAAGTGCCTTTGTCATTGTCAGCAGCGTAGCAGAAGTAATGGGACGCGGATTTACTTATCATCCAATCGAATGA
- a CDS encoding glycoside hydrolase family 13 protein produces the protein MDTAAIYHRPESEYAFLYTNTRFRIRLRTRKNDIKKVYVLCGDPYTITTEKWYQKQRPMKKCLSTNVHDYWEIEVTSETRRLQYAFHVVGEDNTDCFYGDQGIFPYRENVITEPNFYFRIPYFHQIDRFTIPEWVKETVWYQIFPERFANGDKANDPEHTLPWGSKDPDREDFFGGDLQGVRDHLDYLTDLGVNGIYFCPIFKATSNHKYDTIDYYEVDPAFGDKKLLKNLIDEAHKRGIRIMFDAVFNHMGVHSPQWQDVLKNGEKSIYKDWFHIRFFPVDSYQMTDLPETAENIPYDTFAFTPFMPKLNTANPEVQKYLLDIATYWIKEFDIDGWRLDVANEVDHHFWKKFREAVTEIKPDIYILGEIWHSSQAWLQGDEFHAVMNYAFTDSIKDYFAKKKITASQMVSGMNHQQMLYRDQVNEGTFNLLDSHDTARILTLCQGNKELMKSVMAFMFLQKGSPCIYYGTEIGMTGEDDPDCRKCMIWEKEEQDLELFGFIKELVSLRKQLSKIISEGSTQWLIVYDREDKLYFTRELEGQIIYVYFNQSKEPWVVEQENEVILSQNCQLLEDGKAEIRQYGFLIMC, from the coding sequence ATGGATACAGCTGCAATTTATCATCGACCGGAAAGTGAATATGCATTTCTATATACGAATACAAGATTTCGTATTCGGCTTCGTACTAGGAAAAATGATATCAAAAAAGTATATGTGCTTTGTGGAGATCCATATACCATAACAACTGAAAAATGGTATCAAAAACAACGACCAATGAAAAAATGTCTAAGTACCAATGTTCATGATTATTGGGAAATTGAAGTGACGAGCGAAACAAGGCGCTTACAGTATGCGTTCCATGTTGTTGGGGAAGATAACACGGACTGTTTTTACGGTGATCAAGGAATTTTTCCTTATCGAGAAAATGTGATTACTGAACCAAATTTTTATTTTCGAATACCTTATTTTCATCAAATCGATCGATTCACTATTCCAGAATGGGTAAAAGAAACAGTATGGTATCAAATTTTTCCCGAAAGATTTGCAAACGGGGACAAAGCAAATGACCCCGAACACACTTTACCTTGGGGAAGTAAAGATCCAGACCGAGAAGACTTCTTCGGGGGAGATTTGCAAGGTGTGAGGGATCATTTGGATTACTTGACGGACCTTGGCGTCAATGGCATCTATTTTTGTCCCATATTTAAAGCCACATCCAATCATAAATACGATACGATTGATTATTATGAGGTGGATCCCGCTTTTGGCGATAAAAAACTTTTAAAAAACTTGATTGATGAAGCACATAAAAGAGGGATACGTATCATGTTCGATGCTGTATTCAATCATATGGGTGTCCATTCACCACAGTGGCAAGACGTTCTCAAAAACGGAGAAAAATCGATCTATAAAGACTGGTTCCACATCCGTTTTTTCCCAGTAGATTCTTATCAGATGACTGACTTACCAGAAACTGCTGAAAATATCCCATATGATACTTTTGCTTTTACTCCATTCATGCCGAAACTAAATACAGCAAATCCAGAAGTGCAAAAATATTTGCTGGATATCGCAACTTATTGGATAAAAGAATTCGATATTGATGGATGGCGTCTTGATGTTGCTAATGAAGTCGATCATCATTTTTGGAAAAAATTCAGAGAAGCAGTTACAGAAATCAAACCAGACATCTATATCCTTGGAGAGATTTGGCATTCCTCTCAAGCTTGGCTGCAAGGGGATGAATTCCATGCAGTGATGAATTATGCATTCACAGATTCGATTAAAGATTATTTTGCAAAAAAGAAAATCACAGCTTCACAAATGGTCAGTGGAATGAATCATCAGCAAATGCTTTACAGAGATCAGGTGAACGAAGGAACATTCAACTTATTAGATTCTCATGATACTGCCAGGATCTTGACCCTTTGCCAAGGTAACAAAGAATTGATGAAGTCTGTGATGGCCTTTATGTTTCTTCAAAAAGGGTCTCCTTGTATCTATTACGGGACAGAAATAGGGATGACTGGTGAAGATGACCCGGATTGCCGCAAATGTATGATATGGGAGAAGGAGGAACAAGATCTAGAGCTATTCGGTTTTATAAAAGAACTTGTTTCTCTAAGGAAACAGTTGTCTAAGATTATTTCTGAAGGTTCTACTCAGTGGCTAATAGTATATGATCGTGAAGATAAGCTCTATTTCACACGGGAACTAGAGGGACAGATCATCTATGTTTACTTTAATCAGTCAAAAGAACCTTGGGTAGTAGAACAGGAAAATGAGGTGATTCTTAGTCAAAATTGTCAGTTGTTAGAAGACGGGAAAGCAGAGATACGACAATACGGATTTTTGATCATGTGTTGA